The Punica granatum isolate Tunisia-2019 chromosome 4, ASM765513v2, whole genome shotgun sequence sequence TAAGGCGGCAAGTTCTTCTTAATAAACTTAACAGCCCAATCCTTATAATTCAACATACATAAATCTTATAAACTACCACAAGGTAGAGTATAAGTCATAAGCTTAGGAACTTAATACAATCAATTTTTCTAGTCGTTCTACCCCCATTCCATACTCTTTACTTCCCATAAGTATTCTCTCTACAATAATAAGAACCAAGCAATAACTGATTTATCTTATtcctcaaatcatcatttTAACTTTACAATTTCAAATAAGTAGTTAGATAGATTAAATTGCTATGGCAGCTAcattagtaaaaaaatttatatctatCACCAAGCCCAATAAATCATTTCCATGCTATTAATTATGTCTATTCCTAAATTATACTAATTCTTCAATCAgtttatttgtattatattgTTTATCTTTGAGTTTATTTGATGTTGGTGAATTGTTTTCTATATATTCTAGTCAATATCAATTTACTCGTTAAATTGAATATTGgaaactaaaaataatttgaataaattgaatttacaaaattatatttattcatgtattGCGCAAATTTTGAAATCCATCAATTTCTTGCATCAAATGGGGTAGAGAAGATGCCACATGGAGATTAATTTGTTTGCATTAAAGAGGGTTGAGAAGATGCCTCGTGGCAGGATTTAGAGAAGACAAAAGCGATGCATGACATATTATAGTAAAGCCAAGAGTAACACTTGACGAAATCACGTATATTCTCAACCGTATTGgcattatatttattatatatagattattaaaCATAAAATGCCAGTTGAGAAAGAAGCACAACCTTTATGGGGGAGATTACTCAAATCAGGGGTTTGGCCGTGGCTTTGTCGATATGATTCTTCCCTAAGTCACACTGACATGGACAATCACCATGAAGGGTTGATAGCTTGAATGTAGGCACATTACTAACCTCCTGTCTAAGTTACTTTTGGAATCCTCGTTCCTTATTGGTCTGTGTCGCTAATCCACCTATCAGGCTATGAATCTCGGACCCGCACAGAAATATTAGTCTGTGCGGCGTCAATCACAACGTCACTGGCATTTGGGTGTCAAAGCCATGTGACCGTCAAGGCAAATGTCCTTGGTAAGTACCTTGAGCTGTTGCTGTCGTCCCCCACTACATCTATTAGGACGAAGAAGACCAAACACCTCAAGGGCACTCTCTCATTCGAGTTTGCCATTCCATCACAAAATCTCTTCTTGCAATAACCAAGTACCTAAAAACTCGTCATCCTCCATCTTTAACAAATACCTTTCTACATATCAAGATAATAAGAATCATGGCTATTCGCTTTCCGAGGATTGCTCATGGTAAGCAAATGCCCCGACGAGCTACCGAGGGTTCGGACATTCCGAAAGGCTATTTTGCTGTATATGTTGGAGTAGGCCAGAAAAAGAGATTCGTTGTTCCTATTTCCTACTTAAAGAACCCTACGTTTCAGGAGTTGTTGTCTCAGGCAGAAGAAGAGTTCGGATTTGACCATCCTATGGGTGGACTCATCATCCCTTGTAAAGAAGAAGTCTTCATCAGCCTAACTTGTAGTTTCTAGTCTGATAAGTGATGTAAAACACCGACTGACCCTGTCAACCAATTTTGAATAGAAGATTGCATGCTTCAGTAGGTTGTCTTTGCGAACCATGAAATAGAAAACCATACATTATATGGAAGCAAGTTTCTTCAGGCATGTCTGTGTTAGTTTCTCCTCTGTATGATGGCTGAATTTCTATAGCTTCTAAATCTGCATATCTGCACAATGTGGGGAAAGAAAAGTATACTGCAATAAATGATGAACTATTTTGACAGATCAACAAATCATGAACTTAACCGAGACTGATAATGCTATTGATTAATTCATCTTAACTTATAATACACCAGATTCTTTATTCTAGATCTGACCAATGGCAACAGCCAGCAAGGCCTCATAGTTGAGTAAAAGCAAGATGGTAATTCTATTGGTGTACCAAAAACTGTGGGTGTTTGAGTTGATTATAATTGTCAAATAACCCTAAGGTTTAATTGGCAAATTtgtatacatttatatattagatatgCGTGTGATATACATACATGGATGGTCGAATCTGTGAAGCAATTCACCgccaagaaagaaaattagagGAGAGGTGCACGGGTGAAAAAAGGCAGCCCGTGTCCATCTATTGCTCAAGGCTGAATGAAAGAAATTGTTTCTTCCTTGGTCATCCGTTGCACATGGAGTTCACCACCCATTCTACCTTTACTCGAGAGCGTAGTCTGATCGTGTGGGCAACCCATGGAGACTCGTTTGAGTCGAGGAGGAACAACCCCTTGGCAAAGATGCGTTCGTGTGGACGAGCTAGAGGCTGAACACTTGGGTGGCTTCAAGCGATTATTTGAGAAGGCGATCACTTGGCGGTCTTGCGGGGATTTCAATCGAGGTAACTTTCAATAAACCCTAATAGGATTGTCAAGTTAGCATTATTTAATCGTGACAAAGTGATACCACGCAGTCGTAATAAGAGTCCATATGTCAATCCTACATGcatgaatgaatgaaattttaatttatcgtTTATTCCGCATGTGCTACGTTTTTGATATCATTCTCCAATACTCCTCATGTTGGCTCATACCTTTGATTATGTAGTCATAAAAATGAGGCCAAGTTGCTATTGCTGAAAGAAATGATTTCTTCGAAAATCTTTTGACTGATGAGAACTAATCTAGCAAATGGAAGTAtgctttttctcctttttgatAGGTGAATGATAAATTATGTCAATGATGGAGAGGAAATgattcttaaataatttttggCTTTTCCACATCGCACGTTAGGAGTTCAGACATGATACTCTCTGAAGAACATGATAGACTATGCTGAATCGGGGAAATTTTAAAGCAGATCACATCTTCAATGATAAAAAGTGCCCGATTATCAAAATTTGGGCAGAGAACTTTGCCATCTCATTCTCATTGATGACAGGTACATAGCTCAATGTACATATGTCCTAGAAAAAATTGTTAGGAGGGTCAAACAAGTTAGCTATTGAGATCTTGTCCCCCGAGCCTATAGATAAGAAGTGAGGCTGATGAATATGTCTTCCAGACAAGGGATTGTGAGACCACCCATTGGATGATCAAACCCAAACTCCTCTTCAGCCTGGCTCAAGAGATCTTGGAATATAGAATGCTTCAAGTACGAGAGTGGAACAACATATCTCTTCTTCTGATTCTCACCGACATATACTGGAAAATGGGCTTTCGGAACATCTGAACCCTCCGGTGAGAGAACTACTCGACGCCTTAGGATCTTCTTGGCTTTCACAATATTGAAGAAACGAATTGCCATACTGCTCCTGGCTCTTAACTTTGAGACTCGGATTTTCTTGAGAGGGAGGGAAATGATTATTCAAGGCTTGGATTTGGAGGACTTGGCTTGCCTAGGTATGGTTACAATGGGATTATTTGTAAGGGTTTGCATCCGAGGACAGCTCTTGCTGTTGCTTGGGTCCATTTACTTTAATTGCATGTCCCCAAGAATCACATGTCTTTGCCTCTTGAATAGCAATAATGGGAGTTTGATTGGGGCTACAAGCTATGCGGCCCAGCAGAAATTGGCTGCAAAATTCTATACCATGGAGATGGATAAATCGGCTCCTGTCATTGTGTTTAGTGATATAATTGCATGCATTATTATCACCATCACATGAACATGGACCCGCCATTTGAAAGGTCTAACCGGACATGAACATGAATGAATCCTTTTTCTTTGggtatttgtatatatatatattcatatatttaccCCCATCTGGTAGGACATAATGAATTAACCAAAGAAGGCAAAAGACGGGCAAaactttccttttcctctcaCCTGATATGTCCCataccttcttttttttttttttttttaagtttatcCTATTCCACTGTCAGATATATCCCGTTTCACATATACACTTCTCAACGGACTTTATCCATCAGTCTCTTCAAATATTAAAGGAACAAAAAGCATTTTCTTTATCTTCTGACATTTTATCATTGTGAAGATCATGATTCGGTTGAAGAGGATGTCTCATGCAAAAGAGAAGCTGCAGAGGACTCTGTGGCCGAGAAACTGGACAAGAGATCATATTACTAAGAGAGAAGTTGTTCCAAATGATCGCTTTGCAGTTTATGTAGGAGGGAGTGAGAGGAGGCGATTTGTGATTCCATTGTGGTACTTGAGACATCTGGTTTTTCAAGGGTAGCTGGATTTGGCTGAGCAAGAATTTGGACTTGATCTTCCGATTATGGGCGACCTCATGATTCATGGCTGTGTTGACTACTTTATTGGTCTCATCTATGACCTCGGCCTCTGATAAATGGCAGCTATACTATCTAACTGGCTTCATCTTTGTTTCTGAAGCATACCCCTTGTCCTAATACGAGATTAGGGAATTctcatttttacaattttggTCATTTCTCAGGTTTGTCAATTGATGTACATATTCGGCTGAGCGTTGCAGTTCACTTATGTCTACTGCCTGGATTTAGCTCTTGTTCACCTTTGCAATCAACTCTATGTTTccgaaataaaaattacttcTTTCCAATATCTTTTGGCTTCATTAAAACAGTCTTGCTAGAATGATGGTAACAGAGGACATTTTGAAGGATCAAACACGCTGCGCAACCACTTTAATCAGGAGTaggtgaaaataaaattagaccTTGTTTACTTGACGATTCACAGtggaaagaaatattttggTACATGGAATTGGTACCTTTTGGTGAAGCAGCGTTATGTACCATGGCACAATGGCCAAGTCAAAACAAGTCCGTGTAATAACCAACTTGAGGTACACTCTCAAGCAACCGACTTTGACTATGTAGAAACATTTGCATTCTCGTTGATGATAATAAGTAACCTGTCCACGTACTTGAAATGTATACATATTCTTCTTGATCATAGTGGTGTTAGCTGGTGAGCTCTCCTCATAAGCAATTAGAAAGATGTATCACTGAGGAGTAACTGTTCTATAGTGGGGATTCAGGCCGCCCACAGGGTGGTCGAACCTGAAACTCTTCTTCGTTCATCTTGGTGCAGAGGATCTTTCAAGCAGGACAGCGGAACCATATGCATTTCTTCTTCTGGGATTTCTAGCCATAATATGCCCTAGAATGGTCGTGTAAACCATCTGGATCTTCAGCAGGGCATAAGATCAGCTTAGCATGTGCAATTGAGACATCAaatgctttgtttggtttgttagtgtgattttaaaatcacactttaacttaattttacccacaataaaataaaataactcatataaagtcaaatggtggatcccatttataccactttttttccacaacaaaacaaaataactcatacaaagttaaagggtGGGCtccatacataaccatttatacaactctttttcaaaatcaaaatctgattttaaaatgttatttacaaaccaaacgcagcacaAATAACTGTGATGTATCGGTTCAAACCTTAAAGACTTGGTTTTTGGGAGTGTTTTCTGGTAGAAGTTTAAGTTATACGACATGCTTTTTCGTGGATTGCTATCTATTACAAGCGCTACATTATATAGAAAGTCATGTAAAGGAGGTTGTCAGTACCCGACAGAGAGTTGTATTGGGGGCCTTGTACTGTCAAGAATAAGTCTCCGAAATAATCGTGTTGCCTTTCCCTCCTAACAAGCAACAATCTGAACTTGATTGATTGGGCTACATTTGCAGCCTTTCTCACTTCTTGTATGGCCCACTGATTCAATTAGAAAACAGAAAATTTCTAATGAGAAAGGAGCACAATCTTATGCGGGAGATCACTTGAATCATGGACCTCACCATGAAGGGTTGATAGCTTGAACGTAGGGACATAACTGACCTCCTGTTTAATTTACATGTAAAATCCTATTTCCTTCTTGGTTCATGTCCTTAATCCACCTATCAGGCTTTAAAACCGAGGCCCGCATTGACTTATAAACATGTGAGTTGTCAATCACAATCTCATTGGCATTTGGGCGGCAAAGTCATGTGATTCCCTCCAGGCAAATGTCCTTGTTATGTACATGGAGTTTTTCCTATGGGCCCTAACACATTTATTAGGGTGAAGAATGCCAGACTCCTTAAGTGAACTCTCTCATTATATATAGGAGCTCCATTCGGTTGCCATTCCATCACAAAATCTCATCTTTTAATATCCAAGTCTTTGGAAACTGATCACCCTCCAACTTAACAACGACCTGTCTACAAGATCATACAAATCATGGCTATTCGCTTTCCGAGGATTGCTAATGCCAAGCAAGTGCCACGACGAGCTGCCGAGGGTTCGGACGTTCCAAAAGGCTATTTTGCTGTATATGTTGGAGAAGACCACAAGAAGAGATTTGTTGTTCCCATTTCCTATTTGAAGAATCCCTCGTTTCAAGAGTTGTTGTCTCAGGCAGAGGAGGAATTTGGCTTCGACCATCCTATGGGTGGACTCACCATTCCTTGCAGAGAAGAAGTCTTCATTAGCCTAACTTGTAGTTTCTAGTCCGACAAGTGATGTAATTGAAACACTGACTGACCGTGTTACCCAATTTTGAACAGACGAGTGTATACTTCAGTAATCTGTCTCCCGACCCATGTAACGAAAAACCATGTTTATATGGAATCAAATTTCTTCCAGCATTTCTGTGTGATTTTCTCCTCTGCAAGGCGGCTGAATTGCCATAGCTGCTAAATGTGCAGATCCACATGCtgcaggaaaagaaaaacacaaatCTTATGACAAACTTAGCTATAATTAATGATGCTATCGATTAAGTCCATGCTACTTATAGTACTCCGGATTCTTTATCGAGATCTGATCATTAAAAACTACCAGCAAGGCCCCATATTTGAGAACGGTGAGATAGTGATTCCACTGTTAAACCCAAAAACGTGTACGTTTCAATCAACGGTGATAGCTTTTGCCGagtgaaaaattaaatggaTTCTGATACCAAGAAACAGAACAATGGATGTCCTTTTTTTTGGATCCATCATCGAAGACCGCACTAGTACAAGTAAATTGTCTGAGTAGTTGCAATAAATAAAGACTTTATTAGTCTCTTTTCAGGGCTAAGTTACTGACACTACAAAAAAGTAATCTATTAGCAACTAAGCGAACAATTTTATTTGCCAAAAGTAATAGTTAACgacttaaatattttttaactatCCATATATTTAGTTGCCCAATCCATTAACTACTGAACTGTAGCAACTAATATGCAACCAAGTCATTTTAGTTGTTATCGGTCTTAACTGACTACATTTTACTCTttgataaaatgaaaagttcagTTGTTAGAAGAGTTTATTTAGCAACCAATAAACTATTTATAAACCAAATTATTAGTTGCTAAATAGTAAAATATAGTTGCTAAAACCTATAACAactaaaataatttgtttgtGTATCAATTGGCATAGTTAAGTAGCTAAAGGATTTGGCAACTAAATATATGTACAGTCGGAAAATATTTTAGTTGTTAAAAACTATTTTTTAGCAACTGAAATTGATCATTTAGTTACTAATAAACTGTTTATGGATTTTTCTAGCTGTCTAGTAGCTTTGTCAATCATGATCTATCTTCTTCTCGGTGTTTGTCAGTCCTTTAATCACCTACTCATACCAATGAAGTCAACTGCAGTTGCAGACAATGAAGTTTCCATTGCACTTTTGCCCTGATAAGAACTAACTAGTAAATGGAAGTATGCCTTCCCCCACAATTGATAGGTGAATGTTCAGAATATGTTAATGCTGCAGAGGAAGTGACTCTTATCTAGTTCTCGAATTTTCCACACAGTATATTAGGAATTCAGACATGATACactctaaaaatttaaaatcagaATTCAGGCATGATACACTTTCGCTGTTACTGTAGTTAACTATGCTGAACAGGGGAGGTTGAGGAGGAGGTATCACATTCTCATCGCACCAAAAGTGCTcgattatcaaaattttttcgAATGAATGAAAATTATAGTCTTTACTTCTTGAGAAAGTGGTAATCATGTCAGTGGGCAGAGAACTTTCCCATCTCATTCTCATTGATGATAGATAACTCAATGTACAAATGTCCTAAACAAAATTGTTAAGATGGTCAAATCAGTTAGCTACTAAGATCTTCTCCCCCGCTCCTATAGAAAAGAAGTGAGGCTAATGAGCACGTCTTCCGTGCATTGTGAGACCACCCATGGGATGATCAAACCCAAACTTCTCTTCAGCCTGGCTCAACAGACCTTGGAATGAAGGATGCCTCAGGTAGGAGACCGGAACAATGTATCTCTTCTTCTGGGTCTGCTCGATATTAACtggaaaatggccttttggaACATCTGAATCCTCTGTGAGAAAACTGCTCGATCTCTTAGGATCTGCTTTGCGCTCATGATCTTGGAGAAACGAATAGCCATGCTGCTCCTGGTTTGTGAATCCTAGGACTTGGATTCTCTTGAGAGGGAGGGAATGAGTTCTTCAAGGCTGGGATTAGGAGGTCTTGCTTTACTTGGGGATGGCTACAAAAGGGAACCTATTTATTAGGGACTGCATCTATTAGAACAGCTCTTGCTGTCGCTGGGGTCTATTGAGAATCACATGGCTGTGCCTCCTGAAAACAATAATGGGAGTTGGGCTGCAAGCTCTGTGGACCAGCAGAAACTTGGCCACAAAATTCTATTCTATGAAAATGGATAAATCAGCTCACGTGACATGTTTACTGATCTTTTATGCATTATTATCACTATCAGATGAACATAGACCCTGCATTTGAAAGACCTAGCCCAACATGAACATGGATAAATGCTTTTTCTTTGGGTTGTAATTCATCGTTCCATTCTAAAGTAAGAGGTGGAGCAATTTAATAATCTCAGTGAGGTTCCTAAAATCAGAAATCCAGTGCCCAAAACCACAGGCACTGAGCATAGGTCGGAAGACTCGGAACCTCCCGGGCCCGATATATGTATCTGATCCCCATGTTGGCAGACATAAAATATGTTGATGAAAgaagacaaaaagaaaaaatgcaaAACTTTCCTTATCCTCTTTATATAATATGTCCCATACCTTCTTTATTTAGCAATATCCTATTCCACTATCAGTCTATCCCTATTCAACTGATAGACTCATATATGGACATACTATCTTCAACAGGCTTATCAATCTCTATATTCAAATTTAAAGAACAAAAATTATTTCCTTCACTTCATCTTCTGATATCATTGTAAAGATAATGGGCGCTTGTTTGATGGGGATAGCTCATGTAAAACAGAAACTGCAGAGGAATCTATCGATGAGAAAGAGGACAAGAGGTCGATTTACTGCAAGTGAAGTTGTTCCCAAAGGTCATTTTGCAGAGTAGAGAGTTTATGCTTCCATTGTGGTGCTTGAGGCATCCAGTGTTTCGACAGTTGCTGGATTCAGCTGAGTGAGAATTCGGACTTGATCATATAATCATGGGTGGTCACACAATTCCTTGCTGCATCGGCTACTTTATCAGTCTCGTCTATGAGCTTGACCACTGATAAATGGCAGCTCCATGTCTCATTAGCTTCATCTTTTGTCTCTGAAACACGTCTCAGAGACTTGGTTTTCTAATTTGGGATCTTCCCAGTTTCGTCAATCATGTACAAATTCTGCTTACTGTTAGTTCACTTCAGTTATGTCTACCGCCACTATGATCCAGCTCGTCTTCACCAAAGTACTTAAATCTATATATTGCAGAAACCTAAGTAGTTATCCCGATATCTTGGCttcattaaaataaattgCTACGAAAATTGTCTGTCGCAAAGAGTCTTGCGCAACAGAAAAGCAGAAATGAAGCTCATCAGGACTTGCATCTTATGTCACTTTCTAAAACTTCAACATTCCACATTCTgaagaagagaaatttctAAATGAATAAGTTTCTATATATTTAGACTGCCTTCCCACACGACTTACTTTTTGATGCAGTTCACTTGATTCCCAGTAGAACATTGTTGATAAAGAACATTTTGAAGGATCAAACGTACCACTGCATCGATCATTGCACGAAAGTGGACATGGCGAATGTACTGTAACTACTTTCCTGAAAAGGATGTTaagacttttttttccccccctgaATATTCAGTCAGAAGATATATATTGGATGCGATGAGTAATTTACAGTGAAGCAAAGTCACATATAATGGCACAATGGAAGGCAAAAGCAATTCTTGCACTAACCAACTCGACATACATTATTCTCAGAAAACCAACTTTGACTACGGAAGAAATAGAATCACAGGTAATAAACCCAAAAGGACCTGCTTGCCAGTCAACCTATCCTGAGTTGTCTCTGTAATAAACTACTTAAAACCAACTCTTGTTATTCCATATATTAAGACAAGTATGCTAatcgaattgaattaatcgaTGTCCATTGTGGATGGAAAATATCCATATTTGTAGAGTTTTAATCCACTTTAGTGAACTGACTAGATTCAAACTGGATTAGTTGGGGCCCATTGAGCTTTCGATACTACGATACAcccagaaaaaagaagaagggaaaatgtcaaatttggtcctcaacctttAGTTCTTTTTCTATCTTAGTCCTAAACTATTTCTTTGGCTGGATTtcgtcctcaatctttttcACGCGGTATGAGTTCAGtctttccgtccaaaatttcGTCCATTTTACCTGACATGTATATTCATCAAATGAGACCGCGTCACATGCGCGACAGATCACTGCTATTCAAAACTAGGTGTTATAGAGCAAAtcagattctttttttaataagattCGTAAATCAGACTAAGATATTTCGGGTTCCTTTAGGATTTCAGCCATCGCTTCTCTTTTATTGTCTCACGCACTGACAGATGGCTGGAATTCTAAAAGAACCGAAAATATCTTAGTCCGATTTACGggtctaattaaaaaaagaatccgATTAGCTCTATAACAACCGGTTTAGAGTAGCAGTGATTTGTCGCGCACATGGCGCACTCTCATTTGACGAATATACATGTTAgggaaaatggacggaatttTGGACGAAAAGACTGAACTCATACCACGCGGAAAAGATTGAGGACGAAATTCAGCCAAAGAAAATGTTTAGGACTAAGATAAAAAAGAGCTAAAGGTTGAGATCAAATTTgacttttttcaaaaaaaaaaaagaaagtctAATAGAGATATACAACAATACAACCACGTGGCACACGAGAGAGTGGAAACAAATTAAGAAAGAGAAAATGCCGAGAGAGGTAatgtcctttttcttttttttcttttttttttttaggaaagAAGACATTGTACCTTGAAGAATTAAGAGGTTTTGGATTTAGCTTTTGCAAATGCAACTTCCCATATTCATGtatttaacttttattttttttgctgggttatgtttcatttttgtttttaccTAGCCTATGAACCGACTACCTATTGGCCAGTAACTCAAGTAGATTGATAGGGTCAGTCGCCACCTCCATGGCGTCATCGCCTACAAGAattgccccccccccccccccccccttacCATGCTTTGCTTGGCGAGGCGGACATATGACGCTAGCATGAAAGACTGGTGGACTCTATTAGGAACGAAAGAGGAGTACAGTTGCTGAAGGCTAACTGGATATAGTGGCATTATGTGAAGGGCATGCACCAAGGGCTGCACATCGGAGAGATCAGATTTTGATAGCCCGTGGACTCAGGCCTCTAAAGTTTTTACAACTCATGCTTTATTGAATTGCTGAAAGGGAACACAGAAAAACTCAAGGTTTGAAGGTGAAGTCAGTAAAATCAACACCACCAAGAGCACGAGAAGCgcatatatataacattaGGGGCCATTTTGTTAGCTCTCTGGAATCGAAAATGGAAGCGGGaaatttaggattttttttttggacggAAAATCTAACCGATGGTATATGTGGACCTTAAGTAATGGTTGTTGATTTTTTGCGAGACTTGTTGAAATTCCTAGTAGATTTGAGATTTCGTGTATAGTTCATGTTTTTGGCtcaatttacccttttttttttataggaatgaaaaattttaaattctgtTTAGTTTAGGTAGGAATCAGAATTGAATCCCTTTCGCATATGTTAAAAATACAACAGAAATTTGCTGTTTAGAAAAGTGATTTTGGTAGCTATGAGTTGATTTTTCGGATGTGTACGACACTTTTGAATTGCAAAACGGGAAGTTTTAGTTTAGATTTTCATGGAACTATTTTGGATTTTAAGAATTTGAATCCTGCATTTGATTCCCCAGGTTAGTGAGGGTTTCTGATTCCCTAATTTAGGGGGGTGTTTTTACCAAAACATAACGACCCTTAGTTAAATCTTGGAACCACTGACTAATATTGGATAAAGAATACAATTTATTGCATTTCTAACTCACTCTCTACGAAAGGCCTACTTGGAAAGATGCAATGCTGACACAACCCTCAATTCTTAACTATTACGGTAGCGATGTAACTCCAAATGAATGAattgttgggaagggatgtactcaaccaaa is a genomic window containing:
- the LOC116203462 gene encoding auxin-induced protein X15-like, with the translated sequence MAIRFPRIAHGKQMPRRATEGSDIPKGYFAVYVGVGQKKRFVVPISYLKNPTFQELLSQAEEEFGFDHPMGGLIIPCKEEVFISLTCSF
- the LOC116203460 gene encoding auxin-induced protein X15-like — protein: MAIRFPRIANAKQVPRRAAEGSDVPKGYFAVYVGEDHKKRFVVPISYLKNPSFQELLSQAEEEFGFDHPMGGLTIPCREEVFISLTCSF
- the LOC116203457 gene encoding auxin-responsive protein SAUR21-like, whose product is MAIRFFNIVKAKKILRRRVVLSPEGSDVPKAHFPVYVGENQKKRYVVPLSYLKHSIFQDLLSQAEEEFGFDHPMGGLTIPCLEDIFISLTSYL